One genomic segment of Hymenobacter psoromatis includes these proteins:
- a CDS encoding acyl-CoA thioesterase, giving the protein MTELVLPNDTNTLHNLMGGRMMHLMDIAAAIAAQKHSNRIVVTASVDNVSFRDPIRLGNVVTLEAQVTRAFSSSMEVHIDVWAEDIPSGTKLKTNEAFFTFVAVDQSGRPIDVPEAVPETTEEIALYDGALRRRQLRLVLAGRMKPGEASELKALFELP; this is encoded by the coding sequence ATGACCGAGCTGGTGCTGCCCAACGATACTAATACGCTCCATAATTTGATGGGCGGCCGCATGATGCACCTCATGGACATTGCGGCGGCCATCGCGGCCCAAAAGCACTCCAATCGCATCGTGGTCACAGCCTCGGTCGATAACGTGTCGTTCCGCGACCCCATCCGGCTGGGCAACGTCGTAACGCTGGAGGCGCAGGTAACGCGCGCGTTCAGCTCCAGCATGGAGGTGCACATCGACGTGTGGGCCGAGGATATTCCGAGCGGTACCAAGCTCAAAACCAACGAGGCGTTCTTCACCTTCGTGGCCGTAGACCAGTCGGGCCGGCCCATCGACGTGCCCGAGGCCGTGCCCGAAACCACCGAGGAAATCGCCCTCTACGACGGCGCGCTGCGCCGCCGCCAGCTGCGCCTGGTACTAGCCGGCCGCATGAAGCCCGGCGAAGCCAGCGAGCTAAAAGCGTTGTTTGAACTTCCCTGA
- a CDS encoding SPFH domain-containing protein: MSYSLVLLALALLTLFLSYVIVPQGTVAVVTVFGKYRRVMMPGLNFKMPFVENVFKRISIQNRSLELEFQAITIDQANVNFKAMLVYSVLNQADETIKNVAFKFVDERSLMQALIRTVEGSIRAFVATQRQAAVLSLRGEIVLHVKDQLDETLESWGYHLIDLQLNDIAFDEEIMRSMAKVVASNNLKAAAENEGQALLITKTKAAEAEGNAIKISAEAEKIAAQLRGQGVALFREEVTKGMAHAVQELTDNNLDPSLVYFSMWTEAIKHFAEQGKGNVIFLDASNEGLEKNLKQMTALQHLDQGTRR, encoded by the coding sequence ATGAGCTATTCCCTGGTTTTGTTGGCGCTCGCGTTGCTGACGTTATTTCTGAGCTACGTCATTGTGCCGCAGGGTACAGTGGCGGTAGTTACGGTATTTGGCAAGTACCGCCGGGTGATGATGCCGGGCCTGAATTTCAAGATGCCTTTCGTGGAGAATGTCTTCAAGCGAATCTCTATCCAAAACCGTTCCTTAGAGCTAGAATTTCAGGCAATTACCATCGACCAAGCCAATGTGAACTTTAAGGCGATGCTGGTGTATTCGGTGCTCAACCAAGCCGACGAAACCATCAAAAACGTGGCCTTCAAATTTGTGGACGAGCGCAGTCTCATGCAGGCGCTTATCCGCACGGTGGAGGGCAGCATCCGGGCATTTGTGGCCACGCAACGGCAGGCGGCGGTGCTGAGCTTGCGCGGCGAAATTGTGCTGCACGTGAAGGACCAGCTCGACGAAACCCTCGAAAGCTGGGGCTACCACCTGATTGACTTGCAGTTGAATGATATTGCTTTTGACGAGGAAATTATGCGCTCGATGGCGAAAGTTGTGGCCAGCAACAACCTGAAGGCCGCCGCCGAAAACGAAGGTCAGGCCCTGCTCATTACCAAAACCAAGGCCGCCGAAGCCGAGGGCAACGCCATCAAGATTTCGGCCGAAGCGGAGAAAATCGCGGCTCAGCTGCGTGGGCAGGGGGTAGCGCTCTTCCGCGAGGAAGTGACCAAGGGAATGGCCCACGCCGTGCAGGAGCTAACCGATAATAACCTGGACCCCAGCCTGGTATATTTTTCGATGTGGACCGAGGCCATCAAGCACTTTGCCGAGCAGGGAAAGGGCAACGTCATCTTCCTGGATGCCTCGAATGAAGGCTTGGAGAAGAACCTCAAGCAGATGACCGCCTTGCAGCACCTCGACCAGGGCACTCGCCGCTAG
- a CDS encoding protein-L-isoaspartate(D-aspartate) O-methyltransferase, whose amino-acid sequence MHRNCATPDGITSTLTSHLSTLNSITPFDTYRHRGQRRALVTHLREQRGIRDERVLAAVGAVPRHLFFEPAFEAHAYQDKAFPIGEGQTISQPSTVAYQTELLGVRPGHHLLEIGTGSGYQFAVLCQLTTHVQSIEFKQVLYERGRQRLAALGLPTAGLHQGDGSLGLPAHAPYDGILVTAGAPALPPALLRQLRVGGRLVVPVGSADPGQQQLLRITREGPDTFTREELGDCRFVPLRGAAGWQ is encoded by the coding sequence ATGCACAGAAATTGCGCTACTCCCGACGGTATAACGTCAACGCTTACCTCTCACCTTTCAACTCTTAATTCCATTACGCCTTTCGATACCTATCGCCACCGGGGCCAGCGCCGGGCCCTGGTCACGCACCTGCGCGAGCAGCGAGGCATCCGCGATGAGCGGGTGCTGGCGGCGGTGGGCGCGGTGCCGCGCCACCTGTTTTTCGAGCCGGCCTTCGAGGCCCACGCCTACCAGGACAAAGCTTTTCCCATCGGCGAGGGCCAGACGATTTCGCAGCCTAGCACCGTGGCCTACCAAACCGAGCTGCTGGGCGTGCGCCCCGGCCACCACCTACTCGAAATCGGCACCGGCTCGGGCTACCAGTTCGCGGTGCTGTGCCAGCTCACAACTCACGTGCAAAGTATTGAATTTAAGCAAGTTCTTTACGAGCGAGGGCGGCAGCGACTAGCGGCGCTGGGCCTGCCCACGGCGGGCCTGCACCAGGGCGATGGCTCGCTGGGCCTGCCCGCGCACGCGCCCTACGACGGCATCCTGGTGACGGCCGGCGCGCCTGCCCTACCCCCCGCCCTGCTGCGCCAGCTGCGCGTGGGCGGGCGGCTGGTGGTGCCGGTGGGCTCCGCCGACCCCGGCCAGCAACAGCTGCTGCGCATCACCCGCGAGGGGCCCGACACCTTCACCCGCGAGGAGCTGGGCGACTGCCGCTTCGTGCCCCTGCGCGGCGCGGCCGGCTGGCAGTGA
- a CDS encoding OmpA family protein yields the protein MKHSLFTTAVVGLGLLAAVPRSQAQTADQKFGVSGYVSTLQYRGDLGSNFWDLRHASYGGGLTLSRYISKGFDINLSGNQAVLRYPGDGSSFTNQNPALSNGRRFSANVTNLGLGLKFKLPVKDEFFVHPYILLQPGLAIVYTDRYASPTAANSRTSFGSFDGQVALGLDFHLTPGFGVFVQAGQHYLDRDDDRLDGVNSGSSNFFDKYDRYMQFSAGLTAAFGKAKDTDGDGVPDRKDKCPDTPTGVKVDVNGCPLDTDGDGVPDYQDKCPDVKGLAALQGCPDADGDGVADADDKCPNTPAGVRVDATGCPLDSDGDGVADYLDKCPNTPAGVKVDATGCPIDTDGDGVPDYQDKCPDRAGPASNKGCPEIKAEDKKILNEATKYINFDFNKATLKTSSYAKLNQMVQIMNDYPDYSLSIAGHTDSKGADDYNLRLSYERAASARKYMLEKGIPADRIEARGYGETKPIADNKTAAGQALNRRVDFDPYLTGDTNAAEAKYGPAPTIADIKAAGNKLPGKKTTGTGAPRSRKAPLKKAPTKKRK from the coding sequence ATGAAGCACTCCTTATTCACCACGGCCGTCGTCGGCCTGGGGCTGCTGGCGGCCGTGCCGCGCAGTCAGGCCCAGACAGCCGACCAAAAATTTGGCGTCAGCGGCTACGTGAGTACCCTGCAATACCGGGGCGACCTGGGCAGCAACTTTTGGGACTTGCGCCACGCCAGCTACGGTGGGGGCCTGACCCTGAGCCGCTACATCTCCAAGGGCTTTGATATCAACCTGTCGGGCAACCAAGCCGTGCTGCGCTACCCCGGCGACGGCAGTTCCTTTACCAACCAAAACCCGGCCCTGAGCAACGGCCGCCGCTTTTCGGCCAACGTCACGAACCTGGGCCTGGGCCTGAAGTTCAAGCTGCCCGTGAAGGATGAGTTTTTCGTGCATCCTTATATTCTGTTGCAGCCTGGCCTGGCCATCGTGTATACCGACCGCTACGCCAGCCCGACGGCCGCCAACAGCCGCACCAGCTTTGGCTCGTTTGACGGGCAGGTGGCCCTGGGTCTGGATTTCCACCTTACGCCCGGCTTCGGCGTTTTCGTGCAGGCCGGCCAGCACTATCTGGACCGCGACGACGACCGCCTCGATGGCGTGAACAGCGGCAGCAGCAACTTCTTTGATAAGTACGACCGCTACATGCAGTTTTCGGCGGGCCTAACCGCCGCCTTCGGCAAAGCCAAGGACACGGACGGCGACGGCGTGCCCGACCGCAAGGACAAGTGCCCCGACACGCCGACCGGTGTAAAAGTGGACGTGAACGGCTGCCCGCTCGATACGGACGGCGACGGCGTACCTGACTACCAAGACAAGTGCCCCGATGTGAAGGGATTGGCCGCCCTGCAAGGCTGCCCCGACGCGGACGGCGACGGCGTAGCTGATGCCGACGACAAGTGCCCCAATACCCCGGCCGGCGTGCGCGTCGATGCTACCGGCTGCCCGCTTGACTCGGACGGGGATGGCGTGGCCGACTACCTCGACAAGTGCCCCAATACCCCGGCTGGCGTGAAAGTGGACGCCACCGGCTGCCCCATTGATACGGACGGCGACGGCGTGCCCGACTACCAGGACAAGTGCCCCGACCGGGCCGGCCCGGCCTCCAACAAAGGCTGCCCCGAGATTAAGGCCGAGGACAAGAAAATCCTCAACGAGGCCACTAAGTACATCAACTTCGACTTCAACAAGGCCACGCTCAAGACGAGTTCGTACGCCAAGCTGAACCAGATGGTGCAGATTATGAACGACTACCCCGACTACAGCCTGAGCATTGCCGGGCACACGGATAGCAAGGGAGCCGATGACTACAACCTGCGTTTGAGCTACGAGCGCGCGGCTTCGGCCCGTAAGTACATGCTAGAGAAAGGCATCCCGGCCGACCGCATCGAGGCTCGTGGCTACGGGGAGACCAAGCCGATTGCCGACAACAAGACGGCGGCGGGCCAGGCCCTGAACCGCCGGGTGGACTTCGACCCCTACCTGACGGGGGACACGAACGCGGCGGAAGCCAAGTACGGCCCGGCCCCGACGATTGCCGATATCAAGGCGGCTGGCAACAAGCTGCCCGGCAAGAAGACCACCGGCACGGGGGCCCCGCGCAGCCGCAAGGCGCCCCTGAAAAAGGCCCCCACGAAGAAGCGTAAGTAA
- the aat gene encoding leucyl/phenylalanyl-tRNA--protein transferase — MPLTFPTPSAARDDLDGLLLLGGQPTVENLVAAYSQGIFPWPVDGWPLAWFCPPRRGILRLARLHVGRSLARAQRQSPWRISFDTAFGQVMRACQAQPRPGQAGTWITPQLVRGYEALHAAGYAHSVEVWEDNTLVGGLYGVAVRGVFAGESMFHCQPNASKLAVLALAEHLRARGASFFDIQQLTPHMAVLGSEEVSRDEFLALLAAEQGVGRQLF, encoded by the coding sequence ATGCCTCTCACCTTCCCTACCCCCTCCGCCGCGCGCGATGACCTCGATGGCCTGCTGCTGCTCGGCGGCCAGCCCACCGTCGAAAACCTGGTGGCGGCCTATAGCCAGGGCATTTTTCCGTGGCCGGTGGATGGCTGGCCGCTGGCCTGGTTTTGCCCGCCGCGGCGGGGCATTTTGCGGCTGGCACGCCTGCACGTGGGCCGCAGCCTGGCGCGGGCGCAGCGGCAGTCGCCGTGGCGCATCAGCTTCGACACCGCGTTTGGGCAGGTGATGCGGGCGTGCCAGGCGCAGCCGCGCCCCGGCCAGGCGGGCACCTGGATTACGCCGCAGCTGGTGCGCGGCTACGAGGCGCTACACGCGGCCGGCTATGCCCACAGCGTGGAAGTGTGGGAGGATAACACCTTGGTGGGCGGCCTCTACGGCGTGGCTGTGCGGGGCGTGTTCGCGGGCGAAAGCATGTTTCATTGCCAGCCCAACGCCTCCAAGCTGGCCGTGCTGGCGCTGGCCGAGCACCTGCGGGCGCGCGGGGCCAGCTTCTTCGATATTCAACAGCTGACGCCGCACATGGCGGTGCTGGGCTCGGAGGAGGTATCGCGGGACGAGTTTCTGGCGCTGCTGGCGGCGGAGCAGGGGGTAGGGCGGCAGTTGTTTTAA
- the gatB gene encoding Asp-tRNA(Asn)/Glu-tRNA(Gln) amidotransferase subunit GatB, which yields MDDALLASYQTVIGLEVHAQLLTHSKMYSSDENEYGSLPNTNLSVITLGHPGTLPRVNRTAVDFALKMGLATNCQITRENLFARKNYFYPDLPKGYQITQDKTPICHGGYLDIRLADGSTRRIGITRIHMEEDAGKSMHLAGETETLVDLNRAGVPLIEIVSEPDIRTEEEAYAYLTEIKKLVQYLGICDGNMEEGSLRCDANVSVMKKGATEYGTKVEVKNMNSFRNVQRAIEHEVRRQIQILENGSEVDSETRGFDAASGTTNGQRSKETLNDYRYFPEPDLPPLVVDDAWLHRVQAELPALPQQLYARFTGELGLSDYDASVLVDQKDVALFFDELARLTPNAKAAANWVMGPVKSYLNERALDLADFPLDPGQLAGIIDLIDAGKLNYSVASKQLFPYLLEHPTANATGAADTLGLLTQADAGELEALVQQVLAANPAKVAEYRAGKKSLTGMFMGELMKLTGGKADPKLANQLLRQGLEAA from the coding sequence ATGGACGACGCTCTCCTTGCCAGCTACCAGACCGTTATCGGCCTCGAAGTACACGCTCAATTGCTGACGCACAGTAAGATGTACTCTTCGGATGAGAATGAGTACGGCTCGCTGCCTAATACCAACCTCTCGGTGATTACCCTGGGCCACCCCGGCACACTACCCCGCGTAAACCGCACGGCCGTGGACTTTGCCCTCAAAATGGGTTTGGCGACCAACTGTCAGATTACCCGCGAAAACCTGTTTGCCCGCAAAAACTATTTTTACCCCGACCTGCCTAAGGGCTACCAGATTACCCAGGATAAGACCCCGATTTGCCACGGCGGCTACCTCGATATCCGGCTGGCCGACGGCAGCACGCGCCGCATCGGCATCACGCGCATTCACATGGAAGAAGATGCGGGCAAGAGTATGCACCTGGCCGGCGAAACCGAAACCCTCGTGGACCTGAACCGCGCCGGCGTGCCGCTCATCGAAATCGTGAGCGAGCCCGACATCCGCACCGAGGAGGAAGCCTACGCCTACCTGACCGAAATCAAGAAGCTGGTGCAGTACCTGGGCATTTGTGACGGCAATATGGAGGAGGGCTCGTTGCGTTGCGATGCCAACGTGAGCGTGATGAAAAAAGGCGCCACCGAGTACGGTACGAAGGTGGAAGTCAAGAATATGAATTCCTTCCGCAACGTGCAGCGGGCCATCGAGCACGAGGTGCGGCGGCAAATTCAGATTCTAGAAAACGGCAGCGAGGTGGATTCCGAAACCCGCGGCTTCGACGCGGCCAGCGGCACCACCAACGGCCAGCGCTCGAAGGAGACCCTGAACGATTACCGCTACTTTCCCGAGCCCGACCTACCCCCCCTGGTAGTGGACGATGCCTGGCTGCACCGCGTGCAAGCCGAGCTGCCCGCTTTGCCGCAGCAGCTCTACGCCCGTTTCACCGGCGAGTTGGGCCTGAGCGACTACGACGCCTCGGTGCTGGTGGACCAGAAGGACGTAGCCCTGTTTTTTGACGAGCTGGCCCGCCTCACGCCCAACGCCAAAGCCGCCGCCAACTGGGTGATGGGGCCCGTGAAGTCGTACCTCAATGAGCGCGCCCTCGACCTGGCCGATTTCCCCCTCGACCCCGGCCAGCTGGCGGGCATCATTGACCTGATTGACGCCGGTAAGCTCAACTATTCGGTGGCCAGCAAGCAGCTCTTTCCTTATTTATTGGAGCACCCCACGGCCAACGCCACCGGCGCAGCTGACACCCTGGGTCTGCTCACCCAAGCCGACGCGGGCGAGCTGGAAGCCCTCGTGCAGCAGGTGCTGGCCGCCAACCCGGCTAAGGTAGCCGAGTACCGGGCCGGTAAAAAGTCGCTCACTGGCATGTTTATGGGTGAGCTGATGAAGCTGACCGGTGGCAAGGCCGACCCCAAATTGGCCAACCAGCTGCTGCGCCAGGGCCTGGAGGCAGCGTAA
- a CDS encoding valine--tRNA ligase — translation MSLAKTYSPADVEAKWYQRWQEQGFFQAKPNPHKQPYTVVIPPPNVTGVLHMGHMLNNTIQDVLVRRARMQGKEACWVPGTDHASIATEAKVVAMLKEQGINKKDLSREEFLGHAFAWKEKYGGIILEQLKQLGASCDWSRTRFTMEPKLTEAVLRVFVDLYRKGLIYRGVRMVNWDPLGGTAISDEEVIAKDTQAKMYHLKYEVVGQPGRFLTIATSRPETIMADVAVAVNPTDPRYHDLAGQRVRIPLLGREIPVIQDEYVTVDFGTGALKVTPAHDLNDYELGLKHNLPVIDILNDNGTLNEKAELYVGQDRFAARRNIVKDLQEAGFLDKIEEYASIVQTSERTGAVIEPKLSLQWFLKMEHLAKPALEVVENDTIKLHPPKFKNMYRAWMENVRDWCISRQLWWGQRIPAYYLPDGSFVVTQNEAEAVELAREQSGNNDLQASDLRQDEDVLDTWFSSWLWPISVFDGFDDPDNADINYFYPTNDLVTAPEILFFWVARMIMAGLEFRKEVPFKNVYLTGIVRDAQGRKMSKQLGNSPDPLDLIRDFGADAVRTGMLFSSPAGNDLLYDQKLIDQGRNFNNKLWNAFRLVKGWEVDNALPFANAQAVSWFEAKLAETVAVLDEHFEKFRMSDALLTVYKLLWDDFCGQYLEMVKPAYQHPIDAETLRSTVDFLETLLKLLHPFIPFITEELWHELAERGARDYVCVAHWPKVPTPPNSAHLLAGMDKALAIVAGVRHVRNQNNIGPIKQLELAVKTDDQTAFEAYAPLVRKLANLSDLSVVTETPAGAVSFVQGGSEFFVPLDTQVDPAAERARLEKELAYTVGFRDSVQKKLSNEKFVANAKPDVLERERQKLADAEAKIAALEQALRAL, via the coding sequence ATGTCCCTCGCCAAAACCTATTCGCCCGCCGACGTTGAAGCCAAATGGTACCAGCGCTGGCAGGAGCAGGGCTTTTTCCAAGCCAAACCCAACCCCCACAAGCAGCCTTACACCGTGGTGATTCCGCCGCCCAACGTGACGGGCGTGCTGCACATGGGCCACATGCTCAACAATACCATCCAGGACGTGCTGGTGCGCCGCGCCCGCATGCAGGGCAAAGAGGCCTGCTGGGTGCCCGGCACCGACCACGCCAGCATCGCCACCGAGGCCAAGGTAGTGGCCATGCTCAAAGAGCAGGGAATCAACAAGAAAGACCTGAGCCGCGAAGAGTTTTTGGGGCACGCGTTTGCCTGGAAGGAGAAGTACGGCGGCATCATTCTGGAGCAGCTCAAGCAGCTCGGTGCCTCGTGCGACTGGAGCCGCACGCGCTTCACGATGGAGCCCAAGCTGACCGAGGCCGTACTGCGCGTGTTCGTGGACTTGTACCGCAAGGGCCTGATTTACCGCGGCGTGCGCATGGTGAACTGGGACCCGCTGGGCGGCACCGCCATCTCCGATGAGGAAGTGATTGCGAAGGATACCCAGGCTAAGATGTACCACCTTAAATACGAGGTGGTGGGCCAGCCCGGCCGCTTCCTGACGATAGCTACCTCGCGCCCCGAAACTATCATGGCCGACGTGGCCGTGGCCGTGAATCCCACCGACCCGCGCTACCACGACCTGGCCGGGCAGCGCGTGCGCATCCCGCTGCTGGGCCGCGAAATCCCGGTTATTCAGGACGAGTACGTGACGGTGGACTTCGGTACGGGCGCGCTGAAAGTGACGCCCGCCCACGACCTCAACGACTATGAGCTGGGCCTGAAACATAACCTGCCGGTCATTGATATTCTGAACGATAACGGCACGCTGAACGAGAAGGCGGAGCTGTACGTGGGCCAGGACCGGTTTGCGGCCCGCCGCAACATCGTGAAGGATTTGCAGGAAGCCGGCTTTTTAGATAAGATAGAAGAATACGCTAGCATCGTGCAGACGTCGGAGCGCACCGGGGCCGTAATTGAGCCCAAGCTGAGCTTGCAGTGGTTCCTGAAAATGGAGCACCTGGCCAAGCCCGCGCTCGAAGTGGTCGAAAACGATACTATCAAGCTGCACCCGCCCAAGTTCAAGAACATGTACCGGGCTTGGATGGAGAACGTGCGCGACTGGTGCATCTCGCGCCAGCTGTGGTGGGGCCAGCGCATTCCGGCCTACTACCTGCCCGATGGCTCGTTTGTAGTGACCCAGAATGAGGCCGAGGCAGTAGAGCTTGCCCGCGAGCAAAGCGGCAACAACGACCTGCAAGCCAGCGACCTGCGCCAGGATGAGGACGTGCTCGATACCTGGTTTTCGTCGTGGCTGTGGCCGATTTCGGTGTTCGATGGGTTTGACGACCCCGACAACGCCGACATCAACTATTTCTATCCGACCAACGACCTCGTAACGGCCCCCGAAATTCTGTTTTTCTGGGTGGCGCGCATGATTATGGCCGGCCTGGAATTCCGCAAGGAAGTGCCGTTCAAAAACGTGTACCTCACTGGTATTGTGCGCGATGCGCAGGGTCGCAAGATGAGCAAGCAGCTCGGCAACTCGCCCGACCCGCTCGACCTCATCCGCGACTTCGGGGCCGACGCGGTGCGGACCGGGATGCTGTTTTCGTCGCCCGCCGGCAATGATTTGCTCTACGACCAGAAGCTGATTGACCAGGGCCGCAACTTCAATAATAAACTTTGGAACGCCTTCCGCCTCGTGAAAGGCTGGGAAGTCGACAACGCGCTACCCTTCGCCAACGCACAAGCCGTGAGCTGGTTTGAAGCCAAGCTGGCCGAAACCGTGGCGGTGCTGGATGAGCACTTCGAGAAGTTTCGGATGAGCGACGCGCTGCTGACGGTATACAAGCTGCTGTGGGACGATTTTTGCGGGCAGTACCTCGAAATGGTGAAGCCCGCCTACCAGCACCCGATTGATGCTGAGACGTTGCGCTCCACCGTGGATTTCCTCGAAACGCTGCTCAAGCTGCTGCACCCGTTCATACCCTTCATCACCGAGGAACTGTGGCACGAGCTGGCCGAGCGCGGTGCGCGTGACTACGTGTGCGTGGCGCATTGGCCCAAGGTCCCTACCCCCCCCAACAGCGCCCACCTGCTGGCCGGCATGGACAAGGCCCTGGCCATCGTGGCCGGCGTGCGCCACGTGCGCAACCAGAATAATATCGGCCCCATCAAACAGCTGGAGCTGGCGGTGAAAACCGACGACCAAACGGCCTTCGAAGCCTACGCGCCGCTGGTGCGCAAGCTCGCTAACCTCAGCGACTTATCAGTCGTGACGGAAACGCCGGCCGGGGCGGTTAGCTTCGTGCAGGGGGGTAGCGAATTTTTCGTGCCGCTCGATACGCAGGTGGACCCCGCCGCCGAGCGCGCCCGCCTCGAAAAAGAGCTGGCTTACACCGTCGGTTTCCGCGACTCGGTGCAGAAAAAGCTCAGTAATGAGAAGTTCGTGGCCAACGCTAAGCCCGACGTGCTGGAGCGTGAGCGCCAGAAGCTGGCCGATGCCGAAGCCAAAATCGCGGCCCTCGAACAAGCCCTGCGGGCCTTGTAG
- a CDS encoding TlpA disulfide reductase family protein, with the protein MKPTLVALALLGLTNACQNASAAEGYEISGQLRNVPAGTTLHLSELTSSQFVERGTAKVDAQGKFVFKGTMPATAAVYQLKVDEPNQVLLVLNNNTHLTLTGDAKRLPTTYAVKGSKDSEVIQQLTRTLNATSGQMDRLKARYNAAGQAGHTDSLAVIEQKFNDLSQRTAARAKSIIRHNATSVAAGFATLSFVNPDDDFAFADSIATVQRKAQPASPFTQALVERLAPLRATAIGTEAPEINLAQPDGKTLSLKSLRGKYVLVDFWASWCGPCRQENPNVVKAYEQFKGQGKGFTVYSVSLDQKKENWEKAIAADHLVWPNHVSDLKFWQSAAASAYGVQAIPQSFLLDPQGKIIAKNLRGPALQAKLAEVLK; encoded by the coding sequence ATGAAACCTACCCTTGTTGCCCTGGCCCTGCTCGGCCTCACCAATGCCTGCCAGAATGCCAGCGCCGCCGAGGGCTACGAAATCAGCGGCCAGCTGCGCAATGTACCGGCCGGTACCACGTTGCATTTATCGGAGCTAACCAGCAGCCAGTTTGTGGAGCGCGGCACGGCCAAGGTGGATGCCCAGGGCAAATTCGTTTTTAAAGGTACCATGCCCGCCACCGCGGCTGTGTACCAGCTCAAGGTGGACGAGCCCAACCAGGTGCTGCTGGTGCTTAACAACAACACCCACCTCACCTTGACCGGCGACGCCAAGCGCCTACCCACCACCTACGCCGTGAAGGGCTCCAAGGACTCAGAAGTGATTCAGCAGCTGACGCGTACGTTGAACGCCACCAGTGGCCAGATGGACCGGCTGAAGGCACGCTATAATGCCGCCGGCCAGGCCGGTCACACCGACTCGCTGGCCGTTATCGAGCAGAAATTCAATGACTTGTCGCAACGCACCGCGGCCCGTGCCAAGTCCATCATTCGGCACAACGCGACTTCGGTGGCGGCGGGCTTCGCCACGCTCAGCTTTGTGAATCCCGACGACGACTTTGCCTTCGCCGATTCCATTGCCACCGTGCAGCGCAAGGCCCAGCCGGCCTCGCCCTTCACGCAGGCGTTGGTCGAGCGCCTGGCCCCGCTGCGAGCCACGGCTATTGGCACCGAGGCCCCCGAAATTAACCTGGCGCAGCCCGATGGCAAAACGCTCTCGCTCAAGAGCCTGCGCGGCAAATACGTGCTCGTGGACTTCTGGGCCAGCTGGTGCGGCCCCTGCCGCCAGGAAAATCCCAACGTGGTGAAAGCCTACGAGCAGTTTAAGGGCCAGGGCAAAGGCTTCACCGTCTACAGCGTATCGCTGGACCAGAAGAAGGAAAACTGGGAGAAAGCCATCGCCGCCGACCACCTGGTGTGGCCCAACCACGTCTCGGACCTGAAGTTCTGGCAGAGCGCCGCCGCCTCCGCCTACGGCGTGCAGGCCATTCCGCAGTCCTTTTTGCTCGACCCGCAGGGGAAGATTATCGCCAAAAACCTGCGTGGCCCGGCCCTGCAGGCTAAGCTGGCGGAAGTGCTGAAATAG
- a CDS encoding IS982 family transposase codes for MREQTVAMYCFLDDLLTLTRPVRPLPADPRRRLTDAQVLTTALVAARFFGGNLTLGRHYMEQHWGQNQLDKSGFTRRLHTLTDTLLALFATCGQVLKELHTEARYVIDSFPVAVCQNIRIPRCKLLTGKTYRGRSASKRQWFYGFKVQIIATSEGVPVEFYIHAGSEANGTGIRAMAVDLPDGSLLYTDNAYTDYALEDVFAEATGGQQFTARKANSKRPHSPAQRFLLQYFRKGVETAFSQLTACFPKHIHAVTAAGFVLKLALFIFVHTLDQAGC; via the coding sequence ATGCGCGAACAGACCGTTGCAATGTACTGCTTTCTTGATGATTTGCTGACCCTAACCCGTCCCGTGCGCCCGCTGCCAGCCGACCCGCGCCGTCGCCTGACCGACGCGCAGGTGTTGACCACGGCCTTGGTGGCGGCACGCTTTTTTGGCGGCAATCTGACGTTGGGTCGCCATTACATGGAGCAGCATTGGGGGCAGAACCAGCTGGACAAGAGCGGTTTCACGCGCCGCCTGCACACGCTCACCGATACGTTACTGGCCCTGTTTGCCACCTGCGGCCAGGTCCTGAAAGAGTTGCACACGGAGGCGCGCTACGTCATCGACTCGTTTCCCGTGGCGGTATGTCAAAACATTCGGATTCCCCGCTGTAAGCTCTTGACAGGCAAGACCTATCGGGGCCGCTCGGCTAGCAAGCGGCAGTGGTTCTACGGCTTTAAAGTGCAGATTATCGCCACCAGCGAGGGGGTGCCGGTTGAATTTTATATCCACGCCGGTAGCGAGGCCAATGGTACTGGCATACGGGCGATGGCCGTGGATTTGCCCGACGGCAGCCTGCTCTATACGGACAATGCCTATACTGATTACGCGCTGGAAGACGTGTTCGCCGAGGCCACCGGTGGCCAGCAGTTCACGGCCCGTAAGGCAAACAGTAAACGTCCCCACTCCCCTGCGCAACGTTTTCTGCTCCAGTATTTTCGCAAAGGAGTGGAAACTGCCTTCAGTCAACTCACCGCCTGCTTTCCGAAGCATATTCATGCCGTGACGGCCGCCGGCTTCGTGCTCAAATTAGCCTTGTTCATCTTTGTCCACACCCTCGACCAAGCCGGTTGCTAG